One window of Pseudodesulfovibrio profundus genomic DNA carries:
- a CDS encoding SLBB domain-containing protein — protein sequence MSTLKSSLSGPKNRGHFCNIRLKDGDVIVVSKRGIRVGVNGHVRTQAWFEFSNKVVRGSEVMKWSDPLPGVTHVSIWGHRAGAPLKTYLSLDEFETFAVHENDTIEFIYDEPSEAITIYAEGALDGRSQFFVQKGARLHDVLNYIKVDKNYAKLDSIYLRRYEVARRQSAALMESLFRLEQNALTSSSATAEGASIRLKEAQLISKFVQRAKKIKPQGVVSIAHDGQVENIYLQDGDIIIVPNHSDVVLISGEVIVPNAVVYKTGYTISDYIGMSGGFGNKADPKNIILFKADGRILDANKDLIEAGDAIMVLPKYETKTLQIAKDLTQIFFQLAVGTRAILTPLF from the coding sequence GTGTCCACCTTAAAATCGTCGCTCAGTGGTCCGAAGAACCGAGGCCACTTCTGTAACATTCGACTCAAAGACGGTGATGTTATCGTAGTCAGTAAGCGCGGTATTCGGGTTGGCGTTAACGGGCATGTTCGTACTCAGGCATGGTTTGAATTCTCCAATAAAGTTGTGCGCGGTTCTGAAGTTATGAAGTGGAGCGATCCGCTGCCAGGTGTAACCCATGTTTCTATTTGGGGGCATCGGGCAGGTGCACCGCTTAAGACCTACCTGTCTCTTGATGAGTTTGAGACGTTCGCTGTGCATGAGAATGATACTATTGAATTTATCTATGATGAACCTTCTGAGGCCATCACCATTTATGCTGAGGGTGCCTTGGATGGGCGATCACAGTTCTTCGTTCAAAAGGGAGCACGTCTCCATGATGTGTTGAATTATATCAAGGTGGATAAGAACTATGCTAAACTCGATTCCATCTACTTGCGGCGATATGAGGTTGCTAGGCGACAATCTGCGGCACTCATGGAATCGTTGTTCAGGCTGGAACAAAATGCGCTGACTTCTTCATCGGCCACGGCCGAGGGGGCCTCTATCAGACTTAAGGAAGCCCAGTTGATCAGTAAATTTGTCCAGCGCGCAAAAAAGATTAAGCCGCAGGGCGTGGTCTCCATTGCTCATGACGGACAGGTGGAGAACATTTATTTGCAGGACGGGGACATTATCATTGTTCCCAATCACTCCGATGTCGTGCTTATCTCAGGTGAGGTGATTGTTCCTAATGCTGTGGTTTATAAAACGGGATATACGATTTCTGACTATATTGGCATGTCCGGTGGTTTTGGCAATAAGGCGGATCCTAAGAATATTATCCTGTTCAAGGCAGACGGTCGAATACTGGATGCCAATAAAGACTTGATTGAAGCTGGTGATGCGATCATGGTCTTGCCAAAATATGAGACTAAGACCTTGCAGATAGCTAAGGACCTGACTCAGATATTCTTTCAGCTAGCAGTTGGCACAAGAGCAATCCTCACCCCTCTTTTCTAG
- a CDS encoding glycosyltransferase family protein produces the protein MTVTVKKLVARLWPASFERLPGKVGPFTFSSTDNLVVLHFGDTPTLDYYWKTRFPTALYIDTACEKSDAELLNNASAIVLVRHISPVWQKMLLAESNSLPPVLVFFDDDIPGILNDPHIPFVYSLKTAIRYARALKIFDKICSSVYVSSDGLAVKYGLDDQSVLGPLPVEPTGSVLSQNDGPVTIFYHGTASHRREILWLRDVIAEVVKRQPGVLFELFGEKPVSKLYQGIEGVRVVHPMKWQPFLTYSASVSYDIGLAPLLDSPFNRCRSHVKYYDITRASGVGIYSENSVFHTVIKSGENGLLVKNSVQDWVDAICGLVQNGNMRRRMFENASAHIVDLRETSGARG, from the coding sequence ATGACTGTTACAGTTAAAAAACTTGTTGCCAGATTGTGGCCCGCCTCTTTCGAAAGACTTCCTGGGAAAGTGGGGCCATTCACATTTTCGTCAACCGACAATCTTGTTGTCCTTCATTTTGGTGATACGCCGACTTTGGATTATTACTGGAAGACACGGTTCCCGACTGCGTTGTACATTGATACCGCTTGCGAAAAGTCAGATGCCGAGCTTTTGAACAATGCATCAGCCATTGTTCTGGTGCGGCATATCAGTCCGGTTTGGCAGAAAATGTTGCTGGCCGAATCCAACTCTTTGCCTCCGGTTTTGGTGTTTTTTGATGACGACATACCGGGCATCTTGAACGATCCACACATTCCTTTCGTCTACTCTCTGAAAACCGCCATTCGGTATGCTCGGGCTTTGAAGATTTTTGATAAGATTTGTTCATCGGTCTATGTTTCTTCCGATGGTCTTGCTGTGAAATACGGACTGGATGACCAATCTGTTTTAGGCCCGTTGCCGGTTGAGCCGACTGGTTCAGTTTTGTCCCAAAATGATGGTCCGGTGACGATTTTTTATCATGGCACCGCCTCTCATAGGCGAGAGATTCTCTGGTTACGGGATGTCATAGCTGAAGTGGTAAAACGCCAGCCCGGCGTGCTGTTTGAACTTTTTGGTGAAAAGCCGGTGAGTAAACTCTACCAAGGCATCGAAGGTGTCAGGGTCGTGCATCCCATGAAATGGCAGCCATTTCTGACGTATTCTGCATCTGTGAGCTATGATATCGGTTTGGCCCCACTTCTCGATTCACCCTTCAACCGATGTCGAAGTCATGTAAAATATTACGACATAACCAGAGCTAGTGGTGTGGGAATCTATTCCGAAAATTCAGTGTTTCATACTGTGATTAAAAGTGGTGAAAACGGACTTTTGGTCAAAAATTCCGTTCAGGACTGGGTTGATGCTATCTGTGGGTTGGTTCAGAATGGCAACATGCGCCGACGCATGTTTGAGAATGCGTCGGCACATATTGTCGATTTGCGCGAAACGTCAGGAGCTAGGGGATGA
- a CDS encoding capsular polysaccharide biosynthesis protein, with product MIGIFSRGMSRIPHLETLLGDEVRFRPGAPDGLSAIAGWGHKPTADKAKQMAAKWSLPYLAVEDGFLRSLGLGVQGHAPLSIIVDDVGVYYDATGPSQLENMIRDRDFSDAELRLARKAIEGIVANGVSKYNHAPELADDLPKNGCERVLLIDQTQNDASVKLGLADESTFLEMARAAREEHPKAEILIKVHPDVTSGKKVGYLAEADLSNVTVIDYDVNPLSLLKQVDHVYTVSSQMGFEALLRGVAVTCFGMPFYAGRGLTCDRLSLDRRSVGRSLEEVFAAAYICYARYLDPFTGQLSGIMESVQILADQKRHNDRNRGDWVCAGFSWWRRGFASHLFKSTDGNILFENTAVTTAVTAYDIGGRALVWSAKTPPGTWEACEDKDVTVIGVEDGFLRSTGLGSDFYWPYSLCMDSRGAYFDPSGPSDLEVILKEKQFDEQLVERATALRKKIVASGITKYNVGLTKEQVPFDSGGRQVVLVVGQVADDKSVELGGLGIASDRELLEAVRVNRPDAYLIYKPHPDVVSGNRDGGAFADEGRNVYDVILTDVGLNALFPVIDELHTLTSLSGFEALLRGISVYTYGGPFYAGWGLTEDRLDFPRRNRILALDELVAGVLILYPTYYDWRTEMFCGPEVVLQRLADGEEPRQGVVRRRMCRALQTVLNILP from the coding sequence ATGATTGGTATCTTCTCCAGGGGCATGAGTCGCATCCCACACCTTGAAACTTTGCTCGGCGACGAGGTGCGTTTTCGCCCTGGTGCCCCAGATGGTTTGTCGGCTATTGCTGGGTGGGGCCACAAGCCCACGGCAGACAAAGCTAAACAGATGGCCGCAAAGTGGAGCCTTCCGTATTTGGCCGTGGAAGATGGCTTCTTGCGCTCCCTTGGTTTGGGCGTACAGGGCCATGCCCCTCTTTCTATTATCGTCGATGATGTTGGTGTTTATTATGATGCTACAGGCCCTTCTCAGCTCGAAAACATGATCCGAGATCGTGATTTTTCCGATGCAGAACTTCGCTTGGCCCGTAAGGCGATTGAGGGCATTGTCGCCAATGGGGTGAGCAAGTATAATCATGCTCCAGAACTGGCTGACGATTTGCCGAAAAATGGGTGCGAAAGGGTGCTTCTCATCGACCAGACCCAAAATGACGCTTCCGTCAAGCTGGGGTTGGCCGACGAATCAACATTTCTGGAAATGGCCCGTGCAGCGCGGGAAGAACACCCTAAAGCTGAGATTCTGATCAAAGTACACCCGGATGTCACTTCGGGGAAGAAGGTGGGCTATTTGGCCGAGGCTGATTTGTCCAACGTGACGGTCATCGATTACGATGTGAATCCCCTTTCCCTGCTCAAACAGGTGGACCATGTTTATACTGTGAGTTCGCAAATGGGGTTCGAGGCACTGCTTAGGGGGGTGGCGGTTACCTGCTTCGGGATGCCGTTTTATGCCGGACGGGGGCTGACCTGTGACAGGTTATCACTTGACCGGCGATCTGTCGGACGATCCCTGGAAGAAGTTTTTGCCGCAGCATATATCTGCTATGCGAGGTACCTAGATCCCTTTACCGGGCAGCTTTCTGGAATCATGGAGTCTGTCCAGATCCTTGCTGATCAGAAACGTCACAATGACCGGAATCGAGGCGATTGGGTTTGTGCCGGTTTCTCCTGGTGGCGCAGGGGGTTTGCTTCACATCTATTCAAGTCCACGGACGGCAATATTCTCTTTGAAAACACAGCCGTAACCACGGCTGTCACCGCCTACGATATTGGCGGAAGAGCCTTGGTTTGGTCTGCGAAAACACCGCCCGGAACGTGGGAGGCGTGTGAAGACAAGGATGTTACGGTGATCGGTGTAGAAGATGGTTTCCTCCGTTCCACAGGGCTTGGTTCGGATTTTTACTGGCCTTACTCGCTCTGTATGGATTCGAGGGGAGCTTACTTTGATCCGTCTGGCCCTAGCGACCTAGAAGTCATTCTCAAAGAGAAACAGTTTGATGAACAACTTGTTGAACGGGCCACGGCGTTGCGAAAGAAGATTGTTGCCAGTGGTATCACTAAATACAATGTTGGGTTAACGAAAGAGCAGGTCCCTTTCGATTCGGGCGGTCGGCAAGTGGTTCTGGTTGTGGGGCAAGTCGCGGATGACAAATCGGTGGAATTGGGCGGATTGGGCATAGCTTCTGATCGGGAGTTGCTTGAAGCTGTCCGGGTGAATCGACCTGACGCCTACTTGATTTATAAACCGCACCCGGATGTGGTCAGCGGTAATCGTGATGGTGGTGCTTTCGCTGACGAGGGTCGAAATGTCTATGACGTTATTTTAACGGATGTCGGCCTGAACGCGCTTTTCCCTGTCATTGATGAATTGCATACGCTGACATCATTGTCTGGTTTTGAGGCCTTGCTGAGGGGCATTTCAGTGTATACGTATGGCGGCCCTTTCTACGCGGGATGGGGACTGACGGAAGATAGATTAGATTTTCCCAGACGAAACCGCATTTTGGCTTTGGATGAACTTGTCGCTGGGGTGTTAATCCTGTATCCAACCTACTATGATTGGCGAACAGAAATGTTTTGCGGCCCCGAAGTTGTCCTGCAAAGGCTGGCTGACGGCGAAGAACCTCGTCAGGGAGTCGTGAGGCGGCGCATGTGCAGAGCCTTACAGACGGTACTCAATATATTGCCATAG
- a CDS encoding DVU3141 family protein, which produces MFRRILLVVLICFVGGCVSQKAPPPQQVENEQPPPPTMNALENYVATSVVGSETFIVNTRYGDVRLRIRNQYYSASNKICRLVDLTNQNECDIELVLCMDESGDWKEKPILWNSCQ; this is translated from the coding sequence GTGTTTCGAAGAATATTGCTTGTTGTACTGATCTGTTTCGTGGGGGGGTGTGTTTCCCAAAAAGCGCCACCGCCACAGCAAGTGGAGAACGAACAGCCTCCTCCGCCCACTATGAATGCGCTGGAAAACTACGTTGCAACATCTGTGGTGGGTAGTGAGACATTCATTGTCAACACCCGCTATGGTGATGTGCGCTTGAGAATCCGCAATCAGTATTATTCCGCTTCAAATAAAATATGTCGTTTGGTCGACCTGACCAACCAGAACGAATGTGATATCGAATTGGTGCTTTGCATGGATGAGAGTGGCGACTGGAAAGAAAAGCCGATTCTCTGGAACAGCTGTCAGTAA